The Halogranum gelatinilyticum genome contains a region encoding:
- a CDS encoding FecCD family ABC transporter permease: MASDTRQSGTVSATTRLPTWVDGPLLTLVVGSSLVVFLSALVQVSFGAFTMSIGQAWTAVFDPLVWSNPYVLLQFFFGEGVAGFVAGAFGLSTAVPDLTRESLIVWNIRLPRVVVGALVGVNLAVSGAIFQAVTRNELASPYILGVSSGAGLAILLTLVVFSGLSSFLPIFAALGGTAAFLIVYGIAWKNGTSPVRLVLAGVIVSTVFSSLQTAMYLLASDIGVVQSAIAWTTGSLTGTDWEQVRMILPWTLFVTVPLSVVAARQLNVLLLGEKTAKALGMPVEKMRFALSGVAILAASAAISVAGIVGFVGLIVPHVVRTVVGSDYKRLLVGCLFAGPALMVAADVGARLALNPTQIPVGIVTGLVGGPYFLYLMRRKQQLGDL, from the coding sequence ATGGCGAGCGACACGCGACAGTCGGGCACGGTGTCCGCGACGACACGGCTCCCCACGTGGGTCGACGGACCGCTTCTCACGCTCGTCGTCGGGAGCAGTCTCGTCGTCTTCCTCTCCGCGCTCGTGCAGGTCAGTTTCGGCGCGTTCACGATGTCTATCGGCCAGGCGTGGACGGCCGTCTTCGACCCGCTCGTCTGGTCGAACCCCTACGTACTCCTCCAGTTCTTCTTCGGCGAGGGCGTCGCCGGGTTCGTCGCCGGTGCGTTCGGCCTGTCGACGGCGGTGCCCGACCTGACACGCGAGAGCCTCATCGTCTGGAACATCCGGCTCCCGCGGGTCGTCGTCGGCGCGCTCGTCGGCGTCAACCTCGCCGTCTCGGGTGCCATCTTCCAGGCCGTCACCCGCAACGAACTCGCGAGTCCCTACATCCTCGGGGTCAGTTCCGGCGCGGGTCTCGCGATCCTCCTCACGCTCGTCGTCTTCAGCGGGCTCTCCTCTTTCCTGCCCATCTTCGCCGCCCTCGGCGGGACCGCAGCCTTCCTCATCGTCTATGGAATCGCGTGGAAGAACGGGACGAGTCCCGTCCGGCTCGTCCTCGCGGGCGTCATCGTCTCGACGGTCTTCAGTTCGTTGCAGACGGCGATGTACCTCCTCGCGAGCGACATCGGCGTCGTCCAGAGCGCCATCGCGTGGACGACCGGCTCCTTGACCGGCACCGATTGGGAACAGGTCCGGATGATTCTCCCGTGGACGCTGTTCGTGACCGTCCCGCTCTCGGTCGTCGCCGCCCGCCAGCTGAACGTCCTGCTGCTCGGCGAGAAGACGGCGAAGGCCCTGGGGATGCCCGTCGAGAAGATGCGCTTCGCGCTCTCGGGGGTCGCCATCCTCGCGGCGAGCGCGGCGATCTCGGTGGCGGGCATCGTCGGCTTCGTCGGTCTCATCGTCCCGCACGTCGTCCGCACCGTCGTCGGCAGCGACTACAAGCGGCTGCTCGTCGGCTGTCTCTTCGCCGGTCCCGCGCTGATGGTCGCCGCCGACGTCGGCGCGCGACTCGCGCTGAACCCGACGCAGATTCCCGTCGGCATCGTCACCGGTCTCGTCGGCGGGCCGTACTTCCTCTATCTGATGCGCCGCAAGCAACAGCTGGGTGATCTCTGA
- a CDS encoding SRPBCC family protein — MDEIVVTTVVYVPPEEVYDFLLDFSTYTDYSKHLKEVRKRGDGSPGTQYDFRLAWWKLTYTARSEVVELDRPNRIDWEIVKDIHANGCWRIQELDELPDDAPDDAETACRVWFELNFDAGTANSDALNLPRFISFSRVLDKIKPVVVKEAEHIVERIVADLEGRRRRVELTIENKPSDI; from the coding sequence GTGGACGAAATCGTCGTCACCACCGTCGTCTACGTGCCCCCCGAGGAGGTGTACGACTTCCTCTTGGACTTCTCGACGTACACGGACTACTCGAAGCATCTCAAGGAGGTCCGCAAGCGTGGCGACGGCTCGCCCGGCACACAGTACGACTTCCGCCTCGCGTGGTGGAAGCTCACCTACACCGCCCGGTCGGAGGTCGTCGAACTCGACCGACCCAACCGCATCGACTGGGAGATCGTCAAGGACATCCATGCCAACGGCTGCTGGCGGATTCAGGAACTCGACGAACTCCCCGACGACGCGCCGGACGACGCGGAGACCGCCTGCCGGGTCTGGTTCGAACTCAACTTCGACGCGGGGACGGCCAACTCCGACGCGCTGAACCTCCCGCGGTTCATCTCCTTCAGCCGCGTTCTCGACAAGATCAAGCCGGTCGTCGTGAAGGAGGCCGAGCACATCGTCGAGCGCATCGTCGCCGACCTCGAAGGCCGTCGCCGTCGCGTCGAGTTGACAATCGAAAACAAGCCGAGCGACATCTGA
- the trkA gene encoding Trk system potassium transporter TrkA — MRVIIIGAGQVGSSIAADLDSTHEVIVVERDPARVEELNYSLDVLAIQGDGTAVSTLEEAGIDDAGMVIASTDNDETNIVACSTAKAISNAFTIARIKNTEYLRTWERSEKAFGIDFMVCTNLLTAESIVRVVGLPAARDVDPFAGGKVQMAEFEIPDDSPVSNQTVREADRFDSLTFAAILRNGSIEIPSGETVIKPGDRVVVIGSPGSVQEFAQTVAPDESPGAAEEVVVVGGSEIGYHVARLLEERGFRPRLIEQDSERARKLAEDLPNTVVMESDATDMAFLEREHIGEADMVVAALDSDEKNLLVSLLAQRLGTERTVAVIDTTAYVELFETVGVDVAVSPREVVAEEITRFTREGGAENIALIETNKAEVLEIQVDDASVLAGRPIREAVGELPTGVVIGAITRDREFITPRGDTVIQTGDHVVVFADAAVVDEVTSKL; from the coding sequence GTGCGCGTAATCATCATCGGCGCGGGACAGGTCGGGTCGAGCATCGCCGCCGACCTCGACAGTACCCACGAGGTCATCGTCGTCGAGCGCGACCCGGCGCGGGTCGAGGAACTGAACTACTCGCTCGACGTCCTGGCAATTCAGGGTGACGGGACCGCAGTCTCGACGCTGGAGGAGGCCGGTATCGACGACGCGGGCATGGTTATCGCGTCGACCGACAACGACGAGACCAACATCGTCGCCTGCTCGACGGCGAAGGCCATCTCCAACGCCTTCACCATCGCCCGCATCAAGAACACCGAGTATCTGCGGACCTGGGAGCGTTCGGAGAAGGCATTCGGCATCGACTTCATGGTCTGTACGAACCTGCTGACCGCCGAGTCCATCGTCCGGGTCGTCGGCCTGCCCGCCGCCCGTGACGTCGACCCCTTCGCGGGCGGCAAGGTCCAGATGGCGGAGTTCGAGATTCCCGACGACAGCCCCGTCTCGAACCAAACAGTACGAGAGGCCGACCGCTTCGACTCGCTGACCTTCGCCGCGATTCTCCGCAACGGCTCCATCGAGATACCGAGCGGGGAGACGGTCATCAAACCCGGCGACCGCGTCGTCGTCATCGGCAGTCCGGGCAGCGTCCAGGAGTTCGCCCAGACCGTCGCACCCGACGAGTCACCGGGGGCGGCCGAGGAGGTCGTCGTCGTCGGCGGCAGCGAGATCGGCTACCACGTCGCCCGCCTGCTCGAAGAACGCGGCTTCCGCCCGCGGCTCATCGAGCAGGACTCCGAGCGCGCCCGCAAACTCGCCGAGGACCTCCCGAACACCGTCGTCATGGAGTCGGACGCGACGGACATGGCCTTCCTCGAGCGCGAACACATCGGCGAGGCCGACATGGTCGTCGCCGCGCTCGACTCCGACGAGAAGAACCTACTCGTCTCGCTGCTCGCCCAACGGCTCGGCACCGAACGGACCGTCGCCGTCATCGACACGACCGCCTACGTCGAGCTGTTCGAGACGGTCGGCGTCGACGTGGCGGTCAGTCCGCGCGAGGTCGTCGCCGAGGAGATCACCCGGTTCACCCGCGAGGGCGGCGCGGAGAACATCGCCCTCATCGAGACGAACAAGGCCGAAGTACTGGAGATTCAGGTCGACGACGCGAGCGTCCTCGCCGGGCGGCCCATCCGCGAGGCAGTGGGCGAACTGCCAACGGGCGTCGTCATCGGCGCGATTACGAGAGACCGCGAGTTCATCACGCCGCGTGGTGACACCGTCATCCAGACCGGCGACCACGTCGTCGTCTTCGCCGACGCGGCCGTCGTCGACGAGGTCACGTCGAAGCTCTGA
- a CDS encoding TrkH family potassium uptake protein, with the protein MRLRVDYRASLSLVGTVLKYLVAPLAFPVFVALVYDETVVPFLVTMVVTASLGIGLERLRPDPDIRAREGFLMVGLTWFAVALVGSIPYLIEAHGIPFVFPAVHPQSTLGNPANALFESMSGFTTTGATVLGDISFETHTRGIMMWRQLTQWLGGMGIVVLAVAILPELSVGGAQLMDAEAPGPGIEKLTPRIAETARALWGAYLGFTVLEALLLYGLYLTGVDPAMNAYNAVAHALTTMPTGGFSPEARSIEAFSAAAQWIIIPFMIAAGTNFALFWHALTGDTERLFRDTEFRFYIGVMGTLTAILAGLLFVGAGFVTQAPTNGTFDAAYLAEYTSRITMQVEPSIRQSLFQIVSIVTTTGYASMDFNAWSAPAQYVLLFAMFIGGSAGSTGGAVKIVRWYVILKSIRRELFTTAHPEAVRPVRLGGRALDERALRGIYAFTLLYLVLFFVSAGVIFLDAVRVGLDVSILETLSASASTIGNVGPGFGILGPMGGYLAFSNFSKVYMAFLMWIGRLEILPVLVLLTPEYWRR; encoded by the coding sequence GTGAGACTCCGCGTCGACTACCGCGCTAGCCTCAGCCTCGTCGGTACCGTCCTGAAGTATCTCGTGGCCCCGCTCGCCTTCCCGGTCTTCGTCGCGCTCGTCTACGACGAGACGGTCGTGCCCTTCCTCGTGACGATGGTCGTCACGGCGAGTCTCGGTATCGGGCTGGAACGGCTCCGCCCCGACCCCGACATCCGCGCCCGCGAGGGCTTCCTGATGGTGGGACTGACCTGGTTCGCCGTCGCCCTCGTCGGCTCGATTCCGTATCTCATCGAGGCCCACGGCATCCCGTTCGTCTTCCCGGCGGTCCACCCCCAATCGACGCTCGGCAACCCCGCAAACGCGCTGTTCGAGTCGATGTCCGGCTTCACGACGACCGGCGCGACCGTCCTCGGCGACATCTCCTTCGAGACCCACACCCGCGGTATCATGATGTGGCGACAGCTGACTCAGTGGCTCGGCGGGATGGGGATCGTCGTCCTCGCGGTCGCCATCCTCCCCGAACTCTCGGTCGGTGGCGCGCAGCTGATGGACGCCGAGGCACCCGGCCCCGGCATCGAGAAGCTCACCCCGCGCATCGCCGAGACGGCGCGCGCGCTCTGGGGTGCGTATCTCGGCTTCACCGTCCTCGAAGCGCTTCTCCTCTACGGACTCTACCTCACCGGCGTCGACCCGGCGATGAACGCCTACAACGCCGTCGCCCACGCGCTGACGACGATGCCGACCGGCGGGTTCTCGCCCGAGGCACGGAGTATCGAGGCCTTCTCGGCCGCAGCGCAGTGGATCATCATCCCGTTCATGATCGCGGCGGGGACCAACTTCGCGCTCTTCTGGCACGCGCTCACCGGCGACACCGAGCGGCTCTTCCGCGACACGGAGTTCCGGTTCTACATCGGCGTGATGGGGACGCTCACGGCGATCCTCGCCGGACTGCTGTTCGTCGGTGCGGGGTTCGTCACGCAGGCACCGACGAACGGGACTTTCGACGCGGCCTATCTCGCGGAGTACACGAGCCGCATCACCATGCAGGTCGAGCCGTCGATACGGCAGTCGCTGTTCCAGATCGTCTCCATCGTGACGACGACCGGCTACGCGAGTATGGACTTCAACGCGTGGAGCGCGCCAGCGCAGTACGTGCTGCTCTTCGCGATGTTCATCGGTGGCTCGGCGGGGTCGACCGGTGGTGCGGTGAAGATCGTCCGCTGGTACGTCATCCTCAAATCCATCCGTCGTGAGCTGTTCACGACCGCCCACCCCGAGGCCGTCCGGCCCGTGAGACTCGGCGGCCGCGCGCTCGACGAGCGTGCCCTCCGCGGCATCTACGCCTTCACGCTGCTCTACCTCGTGCTCTTCTTCGTCTCGGCGGGCGTCATCTTCCTCGATGCGGTCCGCGTCGGTCTCGACGTCTCCATCCTGGAGACGTTGAGCGCGTCGGCCTCGACTATCGGCAACGTCGGGCCGGGCTTCGGCATCCTCGGCCCGATGGGCGGCTATCTCGCCTTCTCGAACTTCTCGAAGGTCTACATGGCGTTCCTGATGTGGATCGGTCGCCTGGAGATCCTGCCCGTGCTCGTGCTGTTGACGCCCGAGTACTGGCGGCGGTAA
- a CDS encoding MarR family transcriptional regulator produces the protein MNLTSRDVGLLGALLDNYGERDYPVSGAELAERTDQHRSNVSQQMGTLKALGLVEAVPGAKGGYSPTAKAYEELDDQRLDTDASLTVTREHDRVESVVERVRFTDVNRPDRCTAVVHVRGQTARLDVGDPVIVGPTPCARLAVTGVVSAVDADGDGTELRVDVSRLEAPLD, from the coding sequence ATGAACCTGACGAGCCGAGACGTCGGACTTCTCGGGGCACTACTGGACAACTACGGGGAGCGTGACTACCCGGTGAGCGGCGCGGAATTGGCCGAACGCACCGACCAACACCGATCAAACGTCAGCCAGCAGATGGGGACGCTGAAGGCACTCGGGCTGGTGGAAGCGGTGCCCGGGGCGAAAGGCGGCTACAGCCCGACGGCGAAGGCCTACGAGGAGCTGGACGACCAGCGACTCGACACCGACGCGTCCCTCACAGTGACCCGCGAGCACGACCGCGTCGAGTCCGTCGTCGAACGGGTCCGGTTCACCGACGTCAATCGGCCGGACCGCTGTACGGCGGTCGTCCACGTTCGAGGACAGACGGCGCGTCTCGACGTCGGCGACCCCGTCATCGTCGGGCCGACGCCGTGCGCCCGCCTCGCTGTGACCGGGGTAGTCAGCGCGGTCGACGCTGACGGCGACGGTACCGAACTCCGGGTCGACGTCAGCCGACTCGAAGCACCGCTGGACTAA
- a CDS encoding TrkH family potassium uptake protein yields MARRRTVAGVPEDLATIARDVGSLLAMEALLMTVSVLVALVFREWYAALAFLVAGGLTAAVGLGARRAFAEAPQPVMKHGMIIAAAGWFTVAVFGGLPLLFGAYLTPPELLAAYGARGGVDVSSLAVFRDPLHALFESMSGWTGSGLTMATTEPSLPRAFQWWRSLVQWVGGVGVIVLTVSILARPGSGSYALYRSEAREEKIHPSIVSTVRTVWKIFVLYTLASVAALFVAIRLTSYGANLPLWEVGWQALNHAMTALSTGGFSVTDNSIATYDSPLIETLLLPVMTLGAIAFPVHYAVLRDRDLSQLVSDLQTRWLFALLGVGVLLLSAQNVVALTDGFQGTADYFGLSALGFSAAQVDAVRDSTFQFVSALSCTGFQSAPIGRWADGGKLILAAAMTLGGAAGSTVGGIKVIRAYTIGRGIKWQFARVFLPANAVVSLNMDGRRLSRDEMEREFSEAAIVSLLWVGLLCASSLLLVNVAGPDFSYADALFEVASAQGNVGLSTGITGPEMPVVAEAMFLLNMWIGRLEIIPVLVFARGLLYGLEP; encoded by the coding sequence ATGGCCCGGCGACGGACCGTCGCGGGCGTCCCCGAGGACCTCGCGACCATCGCCCGCGACGTCGGCTCGCTGCTCGCGATGGAGGCACTCCTGATGACCGTTTCTGTCCTCGTCGCCCTCGTCTTCCGGGAGTGGTACGCCGCGCTCGCGTTCCTCGTCGCCGGCGGTCTCACGGCGGCCGTCGGTCTCGGTGCCCGGCGGGCGTTCGCCGAGGCTCCCCAGCCGGTGATGAAACACGGGATGATCATCGCCGCCGCGGGCTGGTTCACGGTCGCCGTCTTCGGCGGGCTGCCCCTCCTCTTCGGGGCGTATCTCACGCCGCCCGAACTCCTGGCCGCGTACGGCGCGCGCGGCGGCGTCGACGTGTCGAGTCTCGCCGTCTTCCGCGACCCGCTGCACGCGCTGTTCGAGTCGATGTCCGGCTGGACCGGCAGCGGGCTGACGATGGCGACGACCGAACCCAGTCTGCCGAGGGCGTTCCAGTGGTGGCGGTCGCTCGTCCAGTGGGTCGGCGGTGTCGGCGTCATCGTCCTCACCGTCTCCATCCTCGCCCGTCCGGGGTCCGGTTCCTACGCGCTCTACCGCAGCGAGGCGCGCGAGGAGAAGATCCATCCGAGCATCGTCTCGACGGTCCGGACGGTCTGGAAGATCTTCGTGCTCTACACGCTCGCCTCGGTGGCCGCGCTGTTCGTCGCCATCCGCCTGACCTCATACGGCGCGAACCTCCCGCTCTGGGAAGTCGGCTGGCAGGCACTCAACCACGCGATGACCGCGCTGTCGACCGGCGGGTTCAGCGTCACCGACAACTCCATTGCGACCTACGACTCGCCGCTCATCGAGACGCTCCTCCTGCCCGTCATGACGCTCGGAGCTATCGCCTTCCCGGTCCACTACGCCGTCCTCCGCGACCGCGACCTCTCGCAGCTCGTCTCGGACCTCCAGACGCGCTGGCTGTTCGCCCTGCTCGGGGTGGGCGTCCTCCTGCTGTCGGCGCAGAACGTCGTCGCGCTCACGGACGGGTTTCAGGGGACGGCGGACTACTTCGGTCTCTCGGCACTCGGCTTCTCGGCGGCACAGGTCGATGCGGTTCGGGACTCGACGTTCCAGTTCGTCAGCGCCCTCTCGTGTACGGGCTTTCAGTCGGCTCCCATCGGCCGCTGGGCCGACGGCGGGAAGCTGATTCTCGCGGCGGCGATGACGCTCGGCGGTGCCGCGGGGAGCACCGTTGGCGGCATCAAAGTCATCCGCGCCTACACCATCGGCCGCGGCATCAAATGGCAGTTCGCCCGCGTCTTCCTCCCCGCGAACGCCGTCGTCAGCCTGAACATGGACGGTCGGCGGCTCTCGCGCGACGAGATGGAACGGGAGTTCAGCGAGGCGGCCATCGTCAGCCTGCTCTGGGTCGGCCTGCTCTGTGCGAGCAGTCTGCTGCTCGTCAACGTCGCCGGACCAGACTTCAGCTACGCCGACGCGCTGTTCGAAGTGGCGAGCGCGCAGGGCAACGTCGGTCTCTCGACGGGCATCACCGGTCCCGAGATGCCGGTCGTCGCCGAAGCGATGTTTCTGCTCAATATGTGGATCGGCCGCCTGGAGATCATCCCGGTGCTGGTCTTCGCGCGTGGCCTGCTCTACGGACTGGAACCCTGA
- a CDS encoding potassium channel family protein: protein MYIVIVGAGNIGTPLIEIATAGGNEVVVIERDEEKAERASKAFDCLVINDDATVKDTLTDAGADRADALISTTDQDATNIMVCLLGKELEVPTIVSVVHNPDHMALFRRIGVNTMENPQSLIAEYLYRAVKRPSIVDYMRIGDDAEVFEITVGDDAPVAGLTIQEAASEGLLGDEMLIVAVERNGEGNPVTPRGGTEIHVGDLLTVYSETGATPEVTDVFGHYEDDN, encoded by the coding sequence ATGTACATCGTCATCGTCGGGGCTGGCAACATCGGGACGCCACTCATCGAGATCGCCACCGCCGGCGGCAACGAGGTCGTCGTCATCGAGCGCGACGAGGAGAAGGCCGAGCGGGCGTCGAAGGCGTTCGACTGTCTCGTCATCAACGACGACGCCACGGTCAAGGACACGCTCACCGACGCGGGCGCAGACCGCGCCGACGCGCTCATCTCGACGACCGACCAGGACGCCACGAACATCATGGTCTGTCTCCTCGGGAAGGAGTTGGAGGTGCCGACGATCGTCTCGGTCGTCCACAACCCCGACCATATGGCACTCTTTCGGCGTATCGGCGTCAACACGATGGAGAACCCACAGAGCCTCATCGCCGAATATCTCTACCGCGCGGTCAAGCGGCCCTCCATCGTCGACTACATGCGCATCGGCGACGACGCGGAGGTCTTCGAGATCACCGTCGGCGACGACGCCCCCGTCGCGGGCCTGACGATTCAGGAGGCCGCCTCGGAGGGGCTGCTCGGCGACGAGATGCTCATCGTCGCCGTCGAGCGTAACGGCGAGGGCAATCCCGTCACGCCACGCGGGGGGACCGAGATCCACGTCGGCGACCTGCTGACGGTCTACTCGGAGACGGGCGCGACGCCGGAGGTGACCGACGTCTTCGGCCACTACGAGGACGACAACTGA
- the gatA gene encoding Asp-tRNA(Asn)/Glu-tRNA(Gln) amidotransferase subunit GatA yields MSDLNVFITDETVESEGDGPLSGKSVAVKDNISTKGLRTTCGSAMLEDYVPPYDATVVERLKEAGASIAGKANMDEFGMGTTTETSAYGPTKNPVDTSRVPGGSSGGSAAAVAAGEADLALGSDTGGSIRCPAAFCGVVGIKPTYGLVSRYGLVAYANSLEQIGPIAPTVEEAAAFLDVIAGPDEHDGTTREEGADSDYASAADGDVDGLTIGVPTELVEGADEGVVEAFWDAIAELEEQGATYEEVSLPSVDHAVQAYYVIAMSEASSNLARFDGVRYGKSGGYEGNWNESFAKAREEGFGAEVKRRVLLGTYALSAGYHDKYYSKAQDARAWIKQDFDEAFADVDVLASPTMPVPPFELGESLDDPLQMYLADANTVPVNLANLPAVSVPAGETDGLPVGLQLIGPKFGEETIIRAASAVEQ; encoded by the coding sequence ATGAGCGACCTCAACGTCTTCATCACCGACGAGACGGTCGAGAGCGAAGGCGACGGTCCCCTGTCGGGGAAGTCCGTCGCCGTCAAGGACAACATCTCCACGAAGGGGCTCCGGACGACCTGCGGGTCCGCCATGCTGGAGGATTACGTCCCGCCGTACGACGCAACGGTCGTCGAACGGCTGAAGGAAGCCGGTGCGTCCATCGCTGGCAAGGCCAACATGGACGAGTTCGGGATGGGCACCACGACCGAGACCTCGGCCTACGGCCCGACGAAGAACCCGGTCGACACCTCGCGCGTCCCCGGCGGCTCCTCCGGTGGCAGTGCCGCCGCCGTCGCCGCAGGTGAGGCCGACCTCGCCCTCGGCTCGGACACAGGTGGCTCCATCCGCTGTCCCGCCGCGTTCTGTGGCGTCGTCGGCATCAAGCCCACGTACGGGCTGGTCTCCCGCTACGGGCTCGTCGCCTACGCCAACTCGCTGGAACAGATCGGCCCCATCGCCCCGACCGTCGAGGAGGCCGCGGCGTTCCTCGACGTCATCGCGGGACCGGACGAACACGACGGGACGACCCGCGAGGAGGGTGCCGACTCCGACTACGCGAGCGCGGCCGACGGCGACGTCGACGGTCTCACCATCGGCGTCCCGACGGAACTCGTCGAGGGCGCGGACGAGGGTGTCGTCGAGGCGTTCTGGGACGCCATCGCCGAACTGGAAGAGCAGGGTGCGACCTACGAGGAAGTCTCGCTTCCCTCCGTCGACCACGCGGTGCAGGCCTACTACGTCATCGCGATGTCCGAGGCCTCCTCGAACCTCGCACGCTTCGACGGCGTGCGCTACGGGAAATCCGGCGGCTACGAGGGCAACTGGAACGAGTCGTTCGCGAAAGCCCGCGAAGAGGGCTTCGGCGCGGAAGTCAAACGCCGTGTCCTCCTCGGGACCTACGCCCTCTCGGCCGGCTACCACGACAAGTACTACTCGAAGGCACAGGACGCCCGCGCCTGGATCAAACAGGACTTCGACGAGGCGTTCGCCGACGTCGACGTGCTGGCGTCGCCGACGATGCCGGTCCCGCCGTTCGAACTCGGCGAGAGTCTCGACGACCCGCTGCAGATGTATCTCGCCGACGCCAACACGGTGCCGGTGAACCTCGCGAACCTCCCCGCCGTCTCGGTGCCCGCGGGCGAGACCGACGGCCTCCCCGTCGGGCTCCAGCTCATCGGGCCGAAGTTCGGCGAAGAGACTATCATCCGCGCCGCGAGCGCGGTCGAACAGTAA
- the gatC gene encoding Asp-tRNA(Asn)/Glu-tRNA(Gln) amidotransferase subunit GatC, with protein MTQSRVDADEVRHVAELARVDLDDDEVEAFATQFADILEYFDALDDVPEVERESDLVNVMRPDEVREGLTQEEALSNAAETEDGFFKGPRVS; from the coding sequence ATGACTCAATCCCGCGTTGACGCAGACGAGGTGCGTCACGTCGCCGAACTGGCGCGGGTGGACCTCGACGACGACGAAGTCGAAGCGTTCGCCACGCAGTTCGCCGACATTCTGGAGTATTTCGACGCCCTCGACGACGTGCCGGAGGTCGAGCGCGAGTCCGACCTCGTAAACGTGATGCGCCCCGACGAGGTCCGTGAGGGCCTCACGCAGGAGGAAGCGCTCTCGAACGCCGCCGAGACCGAGGACGGCTTCTTCAAGGGACCACGGGTGTCATGA
- a CDS encoding transcription initiation factor IIB, with product MTESVRSFSGQRTRAHEEETESEEASDSEQLRCPECGGQLNADTSHGETVCQDCGLVVDEDEIDHGPEWRAFDSKEKDEKSRVGAPTTNMMHDKGLSTNIGWQDKDAYGNSLSSRQREKMQRLRTWNERFRTRDSKERNLKQALGEIDRMASALGLPDSVRETASVIYRRALDEDLLPGRSIEGVATSSLYAAARQAGTPRSLDEITSVSRVDKDEIARTYRYVVRELKLEIQPADPESYVPRFASDLELSDESERRARQLLQNAKEQGVHSGKSPVGLAAAAVYAASLLTNEKVTQSEVSDVANISEVTIRNRYHELLEAEEGVQMP from the coding sequence ATGACTGAAAGTGTCCGAAGCTTTAGTGGCCAGCGTACCCGCGCACACGAGGAAGAGACAGAGTCCGAGGAGGCCTCGGACTCCGAACAGCTACGCTGCCCGGAGTGCGGAGGACAGCTGAACGCCGACACGTCCCACGGTGAGACGGTCTGTCAGGACTGCGGCCTCGTCGTCGACGAGGACGAGATCGACCACGGTCCCGAGTGGCGCGCGTTCGACTCCAAGGAGAAAGACGAGAAGTCCCGCGTCGGCGCGCCGACGACGAACATGATGCACGACAAGGGACTGTCGACCAACATCGGCTGGCAGGACAAAGACGCCTACGGCAACTCCCTGTCCAGCCGCCAGCGCGAGAAGATGCAGCGGCTCCGGACGTGGAACGAGCGGTTCCGCACCCGCGACTCCAAGGAGCGCAACCTCAAGCAGGCACTCGGCGAGATCGACCGCATGGCGAGCGCGCTCGGTCTTCCAGACAGCGTCCGCGAGACGGCGTCGGTCATCTACCGCCGTGCGCTTGACGAGGATCTGCTCCCCGGCCGTTCCATCGAGGGTGTCGCCACCAGCTCCCTCTACGCGGCGGCTCGACAGGCCGGGACGCCGCGGAGCCTCGACGAGATTACGAGCGTCTCCCGCGTCGACAAAGACGAGATCGCCCGGACGTACCGCTACGTCGTCCGCGAACTCAAACTGGAGATCCAGCCCGCCGACCCCGAGAGCTACGTCCCGCGGTTCGCCAGCGACCTCGAACTCTCCGACGAGTCGGAACGTCGCGCCCGCCAACTGCTGCAGAACGCAAAAGAACAGGGCGTCCACAGCGGGAAGTCGCCGGTTGGCCTCGCCGCTGCCGCCGTCTACGCCGCGTCGCTCCTGACCAACGAGAAGGTCACGCAAAGCGAGGTATCCGACGTCGCCAACATCAGCGAAGTCACCATCCGAAACCGCTACCACGAGCTGCTCGAAGCCGAAGAAGGCGTCCAGATGCCCTAA
- a CDS encoding NUDIX hydrolase — METTRHITATVYIVNDGATALHHHDRLGIRVAPGGHVDRDELPHEAGIREVREETGLDATLVADVADVDAPDGEPLPQPAHMMLYDINVHEDGRVGHQHIDHVYFARVEARDIDPDGDDEEGPEAWDWYTREDLQTSDVDPDTVQIGIEAIETVGQRFD; from the coding sequence ATGGAGACGACTCGCCACATCACCGCGACAGTCTACATCGTCAACGACGGTGCGACCGCCCTCCACCACCACGACCGCCTCGGCATCCGAGTCGCCCCTGGAGGCCACGTCGACCGCGACGAACTTCCGCACGAAGCTGGCATCCGCGAAGTCAGAGAGGAGACCGGTCTGGACGCGACGCTCGTCGCCGACGTCGCCGACGTCGACGCCCCCGACGGCGAGCCGCTTCCGCAGCCGGCGCACATGATGCTCTACGACATCAACGTCCACGAGGACGGCCGCGTCGGCCACCAGCACATCGACCACGTCTACTTCGCCCGCGTCGAGGCCCGCGACATCGACCCCGACGGCGACGACGAGGAGGGGCCTGAGGCGTGGGACTGGTACACCCGTGAGGACCTACAGACGAGCGACGTCGACCCCGACACCGTCCAGATCGGCATCGAGGCTATCGAGACGGTCGGCCAGCGATTCGACTGA